A stretch of DNA from Catenulispora acidiphila DSM 44928:
CCCCCTCAAGGCGGAGGAGGCCGGTTCGAATCCGGCTGCCCGGGCTTGCCAGGCGTAGTGCAGAGGCAGACACGCCGCACTGCGGATGCGGAGGACGCCGGTTCGATTCCGGCCGCCTGGCTCCTTTTTCTCGTTCCTCTTCTCGTTCCCCTTCTCTTCCCCCACGACCGCTGATCACGGGCCGTTCGTCCCTCGCGCGGCCGCCGTTCGCCCCCCCGTCCTCCCGATGTCACGGCCCTGGTATCCCCGCGCCCCCAACGGCGTGCGCCTGTGCAGCGTGCGTGACACGATGGTCCGCATGGTGAGTGAGCAGTGAGCCCGGTTGCCTCCGCCGAGGCGGGCAGCGTGCGGCTGGGCACGCCGATCGGCCGGGGCGTCCTGGCGACCACCATCCTGGGGTCGGCGATGGCCTTCCTCGACGGCACGGTGGTCAACATCGCGCTGCCGCGCATCGGCAGCCAGTTCGGGGCGACGCTGGCCGGGCTGCAGTGGACGGTCACCGGCTACACCCTCACCCTGGCCGCCTTCGTCCTGGTCGGCGGCTCGCTCGGGGACCGCTTCGGCCGCCGCCGGGTGTTCCTGATCGGCGTGGTCTGGTTCGCGCTGGCCTCGCTGGCCTGCGGGCTGGCGCCGAGTCTGGGCTTCCTGATCGCCTTCCGCGCGATCCAGGGCATCGGCAGCGCGCTGCTGACGCCCGGTGCGCTGGCGCTGATCCAGTCGGTGTTCCACCCCGACGACCGCGCCAAGGCCGTCGGCGCCTGGTCCGGGCTGGCCAGCATCGCCGGCGCGGCCGGTCCGCTGGTCGGCGGCTATCTCATCGAGTACGCCTCGTGGCGCTGGATCTTCCTGGTCAACCTGCCGCTGGCGGCCGCGGTCGTGGCGATCGCGCTGCGCTACGTGCCGGAGTCCAAGGAGCTGGTCGCGGGCCACTTCGACCTGCCCGGCGCCGTCCTCGGCGCGGTGGGTCTGGCCGGGGTCACCTACGCGCTGGTCGAGGCCGGCTCCAAGGGGCTGGGGTCGGCGAGCGTGATCGTGACCGCGGTGCTCGGCGTCGCGGCGCTGGTGGCCTTCGTCCTGGTCGAGCGGCGCTCCCCGGCGCCGATGATGCCGCTGTCGCTGTTCAGCTCGCGGGAGTTCAGTGCGGCGAACGCCCTGACGCTGACCGCGTACGGGGCGCTCGGCGCGCTGTTCTTCTTCTTCGCGACGTACCTGCAGGTGGTCGGCGGCTACTCGCCGCTGGAGGCGGGACTGGCCTCGCTGCCGACCACGGTCGTGTTGATGACGCTGTCCTCGCGGGTCGGCGGCCTCACCACCAAGGTCGGCGCACGCCGCCTGATCACCGCTGGCGGCGCGCTGACGGCGATCGGCACGCTGATCCTGGCCACGTCCGGCCACCACCCGGACTATTTGACTCACATCCTGCCCGGCCTGCTGGTGTTCTCCCTCGGCATGGTGATGATCGCGGTCCCGGTGACCGTGACGGTGCTGAACTCCACCACCACCGACCGCGCCGGCATCGCCAGCGGCGTGAACAACGCGGTGGCCCGCGCCGCCGGCGCCCTGGCCGTGGCGGCGTTCCCGCTGCTGGTGGGACTGAAGGGCGACGGCTACGCGAACCCGGCGAAGCTCGAGCCGGCGTTCACCAAGGCGATGGTGCTGTCCGCGGCGCTGTTCGCGGTCTCCGGCGCCATCGCCTGGTTCGGCATCCGCGACGCGGCGACGCGCACGACGCCGGAGCACGAGGCGCAGGAGCCGCAGTGCGCGACGTGCCTGCCGATAGGGAGCCCGCCGCTGGAGCCGGCCCAGGATCGGGCCGGCTGAGAGCAATCAGCCCGGCCGAGGCCGGTCAGCCGCCGACGGCCTCGCCCGGGTCGGGCCGCCCGGCAGCGTCGGGCTGTGCGACGCCGCCTCCGGTCATCTCCGGGTCCGGCTGCTTCACCGCGCCGCCGCCCCACTGGGGGTCCGGCTGCTTCACGGCGCCGCCGGTCACGTCCGGGTCGGGCCGCTCGGCAGCGTCGGGCTGTGCGACGCCGCCGCCGGTGGTGGCGCCCGGGTCCGGCTGGACGACCGCGTCGGGCTGTGCGACGGCGCCGCCGGTCCAATCCGGGTCGGGCTGGACGACCGCCTCGGACTGCCCGACGGCACCGCCGGCCCAATCCGGGTCCCGCTGGATGACACCAGCGCTGTGGGCTTCCGAATCCGGCTGCGCGACGGCGCCGCCGCCGAAATCCGGGTCCGAGTGGATGACACCGTCACTGCGGTCGGCATCGGTGTTCATGAGGATCCCCCGTTCCTGAGTGAATAAGAACTCTTATATTGTGCCGGCCCGGTGGTGAAGCGGTGATAACCGGTACATTGCGACCTGGTCTCGATGCTAGGGGCGCCGGCGCCCCCAGGCCCTCAGTCCCCGAGCTCGGCCAACCGCTCCCGCGTCACCGCCGCCTCCGGGGACCCCAGCGCCTCGAACAGGGCCAGCGCCGCCCGCAGTGCCTCCCGGGCCTCCGCGGGCCGCGAGAGCGCCCTCAGCGGCCGCGCCAGCGACCGCCGGGCCTCCGCCTCGGTCGGGCGGTCGTCGGCGTCCTGCGCGGCCGTCAGCGCCAGCCGGTAGTCTTCCTCGGCCTCGGCGGGACGGTCCTGGTCCATGCAGACCTCGGCGCGGTTGAAGGCGATGATCGCCTCAAAGCGGCGGTTGCCCGCTTTGCGCGAGGCGGCGAGGGCTTCGCTGTACGTGGCGTGCGACTCCTCCAAACGCTTCGCCTCGTGGAGCAGGACCCCGTAGTTGCACAGCGAGGACGCCAGGTTCTGCGGGTCGCCGATCTCGCGGAACAGCGCCAGGCTGCGGCGGATTACCGTCTCGGCAGTGCCGAAGTCGCCGAGGCGGCAGTGACAGTCCCCGATGTTGCCCAGGATCGAGGCGACCTGCCGCGTGCTGCCGATCTCCTCGGCGAGCGCCAGCGCCTCGCCGTAGACCTCGATCGCCTGGGGGTAGGCGCGCAGGTCGAACAGCACCAGCCCGAGCCCGTTGTACAACCTGCCCTGCGCGGTCCGGTCGCCGGCCTCGCGCGCGCTGTCCAGCCCGGTCTCGTACGCCGAGCGCCACCGGGCCCAGTCCTTGCGCCGCTGATAGCACCCGAGCAGCGTGACCGGCAGTCGCAGGGCGAGGTCGTGCCGTCCGGTGTCGGCGGCGCACATCAGGACCGCGCTGAGGTTCTCGCGCTCGGCGTCGTACCAGGCCATCGCCTCCTGCGCGGAGGCGAACCGCGGCGCCGCCGGCTCGCTCGGCAGCGTCGGCAACGTTTCCAGGAGCCGCCGGTTCTCCACAGCGCGCGCCACATTCTCGGTCGTGTGCAGGTACCACGACAGCAACCGCCCCAGCGACTCCTCGCGCTCCGCCGCGCTCTCGTCGATCTGCGCACGCTCCACCGCATAGGCGTGCAGCAAGTCGTGCAGCTCGTACCGATCCGCGGTGCGCTGCTCGATCAGGTTCTCGTCGACCAGCGCTTCCAAAGCGGCGCGCGCCGCTCCCTCGGACGTGCCGCTCAGCGCCGCCACCGCGCCGCTGGTGAACCCGCGGCCGGGATGCAGGCTCAGCAACCGGAAGGCGCGCGCCGTGGCCGCCGGCAGATCGCGATAGGACAAGTCGAACACCGGACGCAGCTCCCGGCTCCCAGCGCGCACCGCGTCCAGTCCGCTGTCGCGCAGGTGCGCGGCCAGCCGCTCCAAGCTCCACGCCGGCCGCGACCGCAGCCGGGCGGCGGCCAGCGACACCGCCAGCGGCAGCAACCCGCACAGCCGCACCACTTCGGCGGCGGCCTCCGGTTCGGCCGCGACCCGCTCCTGCCCGACCACGCGCGCCAGCAGCTCCAGCGCGTCGCGCGGCGGGAAGACGTCGAGGCGGAACAGGCGCGCGCCGTCCAGCCCGGCCAGGTTCCGGCGGCTGGTGAGGAGCACCAGGCAGCGCGGGTCGGCCGGGATCAGGTCGGCGACCTGCGCCTCGTCGGCGGCGTTGTCCAGCACCAGCAGGGCGTCGCGGCCGGCGATCCGGTCGCGGAACATCGCGGCGCGCTCGTCGCGGTCCTCCGGAATGCGTCGCGCCGGCACTTCCAGTTGGCGCAGAAAGGAATCCAGGACGTCGGAAGGATCGGCCGGCGCCGCCTCGGCGTCGAAGCCGCGCAGATTCACATACAGCTGGACGTCGGCGAACCGCCCCGCGCGCACCAGCTCGTGCGCGGCGCGGATGACCAGCTGGGTCTTGCCGATCCCGGCCATCCCCTCGATCGCGGAGACGACAACGGTCTGCGGCGCGCTGGTATTGGTACCGGTGCTGATACCGCTACCGCTACCGCTACCGAGACCAGCGCCGGTTTCACCGACCAGCGCCATCAGCGCAGCCAGTTCCTCCCGCCGTCCGGTGAACGTCGCCAGCTCTGCCGGCAGCTGCCGGAACACCCCGACGGTCCCGGCGGGCCGCCGCGTCGCGTGCGCCGCCACGCATGCCGCCCGCCACCGCGCCGCCTGCGCCTCGGTCACCCCGAGCGCCTGCACGATCGCCGCGACCAGTTCCTGGTTCAGCCGGCGGCGCGCCGGGTCGAAGACGTCGCTCACCGTGGAGTGCGTGACTTCCTGCGGCGGCTTCAGGAGGGGACCCACGCGCTTGGCCAGAAGGCGGAAGGACGGCGAGCCGGCGTGCGCGCGCAGCATCCGGAGCCGCTCGATGAAGTCGGCGAGATCGACCGCGCCGGCGGGATCGGGGGCGGCGGAGATCGCCGGGTCCGTCACTGCCAAGCCCTTCCGTGTACCGCTGGCGGGGAACGCCGCAGGTCTACGGCTTGCGAACGAGTGTACGGAGTTGTACGGGATTCTCGCTTCCGGGTGGCGCCACTGTTTAACCTCGGGGTGCGAGTCGCGCAGCGGATGGTGCGGCGGCAACCCGGCTGCGTGGGGCGGAGCGCGGGTTCCGCCCGCTGTCATCGGGGGTTGCGACGACCGGCTTCACGCGTCTTGCGGAACTCGTGGGGGGTTCCGCAAGACGCGGTTTCGGTTCGGAAAGCAAAGCGTCCCCATAGCCGGCCGGCTATGGGGACGCTTTTCCGTGCGGTCAGCGTGCGCTCACGACTCGCCGCCGGTGGGACCGGCGCCCGCGGCGCGCACGTCGTGCAGCTGGTACTTGCGGATCGCCTCGGCCGGCGCCTCCCGCTTGACCTCGCCGCGCTTGGCGAGCTGGGCCAGGACCGCGGTGACCACGGACTCGGCGTCGATGTGGAAGAACCGGCGAGCCGCGCCGCGGGTGTCGGCGAAGCCGAAGCCGTCGGCGCCCAGCGAGGTGTACCGCTGCGGCGCGGTCGCGTCGCCCGGCACCCACTGCGCGATCTGGTCCGGCACCGCGCGCATCCAGTCCGACACCGCCACGACCGGGCCCTCGGTGGCGCCGAGGATCTGCGTGACGTAGGGCACGCGCGCCTCTTCCTCCGGGTAGAGCAGCGCGCGCTCGTCGGCGGCGAGCGCGTCGCGGCGCAGCTCGGTCCACGAGGTCGCCGACCACACGTCGGCCGCCACGCCCCACTCCTCGGCCAGCATCTGCTGGGCCTTCAGGGCCCAGGTGACGCCGACGCCGGAGGCCAGGATTTGTGCTTTAGGCCTGTCGGCGGCACCGTCTGGAGCGGCGGCGTAGCGGTACAGGCCCTTGAGGATGCCCTCGGTGTCCACCCCGGCCGGCTCAGCGGGCTGCTGGTACGGCTCGTTGTAGACGGTGACGTAGTAGAACACGTCCTCGCCGTGCGGGTGCTCCTCGGAGGACCCGTACATGCGGCGCAGACCGTCCTGCACGATGTGGCTGATCTCGAAGGCGAACGCCGGGTCGTAGGCGACCGCCGCCGGGTTGGTCGAGGCCAGCAGGTGCGAGTGGCCGTCGGCGTGCTGCAGGCCCTCGCCGGTCAGCGTGGTCCGCCCGGCGGTGGCGCCCAGCACGAAGCCGCGGCCGAGCTGGTCGGCCAGCTGCCAGAACTGGTCGCCGGTCCGCTGGAACCCGAACATCGAGTAGAAGATGTAGACCGGGATCGTGGCCTCGCCGTGCGTGGCGTAGGAGCTGCCCGCGGCCACGAGCGAGGCGGTGGATCCGGCCTCGCTGATGCCCTCGTGCAGGATCTGGCCCTGCGTCGACTCCTTGTAGGACAGCAGCAGTTCGCGGTCCACGGCGTCGTAGGTCTGGCCGTGCGGGGAGTAGATCTTCGCCGTCGGGAACAGCGAGTCCATGCCGAAGGTGCGGGCCTCGTCCGGGATGATCGGCACGAACCGCGCGCCGATGTTCTTGTCCCGCATCAGGTCCTTGAGCAGCCGGACGAAGGCCATGGTGGTGGCCATCGCCTGCTTGCCCGAGCCCTTCTTCAGCTGCCCGTAGACGTCGTCGCCGGGCAGGATCAGCGGCTTGTTGCGCACCTGGCGGCGCGGCAGGTAGCCGCCGAGCGCGGCGCGGCGCTCCTTCATGTACTGGATCTCGGGGGAGTCCTCCCCCGGGTGGAAGTACGGCGGAAGGTCCGCCTCCAGCTGGGCGTCGGTGATCGGCAGGTGCAGCCGGTCGCGGAAGCTCTTGAGCTCGGCCTTGGTGAGCTTCTTCATCTGGTGCGTGGCGTTGCGCGCCTCGAAGTGCTCCCCGAGGGTCCAGCCCTTGATGGTGTGGGCCAGGATCACGGTCGGCTGGCCGGTGTGCTCCCGGGCCGCCTTGAACGCCGCGTAGACCTTGCGGTAGTCGTGGCCGCCGCGCGAGAGGGTGCGCAGCTGGTCGTCGGACATGTCCGCGACCATCTTGCGCAGCCGGGCGTCCTCTCCGAAGAAGTTCTCCCGGATGTAGCCGCCGGTCTCCACCGTGTAGGTCTGGAACTGCCCGTCGGGGGTGGTGTTCATCTTGTTCACCAGCGCGCCGTCGGTGTCCTGGGCCAGCAGCGGGTCCCAGTCCCGGCCCCAGATCACCTTGATGACGTTCCAGCCGGCGCCGCGGAAGGTGGACTCCAGCTCCTGGATGATCTTGCCGTTGCCGCGCACCGGGCCGTCCAGGCGCTGCAGGTTGCAGTTGATCACGAAGGTGAGGTTGTCCAGCTCCTCGCGGGCGGCCAGGCCGATCGCGCCGAGCGATTCGGGCTCGTCGGTCTCGCCGTCGCCGAGGAAGGCCCATACGTGGCTGCGCGAGGTGTCGGCGATGCCGCGCGAGTACATGTACTTGTTGAACCGCGCCTGGTAGATCGCGCCGAGCGGGCCCAGGCCCATCGAGACGGTCGGGAACTCCCAGAAGTCCGGCATCAGGCGCGGGTGGGGGTAGGAGGACAGACCGAACGGCGCCTGCGAGGTCTCCTGGCGGAAGCCGTCCAGGTGCTGCTCGGTGAGCCGGCCCTCCAGGAACGCCCGCGCGTAGATGCCCGGCGAGGCGTGGCCCTGGAAGTACACCTGGTCGCCGGACTCGCCGTGGTCCTTGCCGCGGAAGAAGTGGTTGAAGCCCACCTCGTACAGCGACGCCGCCGAGGCGTAGGTGGCGATGTGGCCGCCGACGCCCAGGCCCGGGCGGTTGGCCCGGGACACCATGATGGCGGCGTTCCACCGGATGAACGCCCGGATCCGGCGCTCGATGTCCTCATCGCCAGGGAACCACGGCTCCGCCTCCGGCGGGATCGTGTTGATGTAGTCCGTGGAGCGCAGGCCCGGCACGCCGACCTGTTTCGCGCGGGCCTCCTGCAGGAGGCGCAGCATCAGGTACCGCGCGCGCTGGCGGCCCTGTTCGTTGACGACGGAGTCCAGGGACTCGATCCACTCCGCGGTCTCGTTCGGGTCCACGTCCGGCAGCTGAGTGGGCAGGCCGTCACTGATGATGGGGAAACGCTCTTGTCCGGGTGCCACTGTCGTCCTTCAACCTAGACACAGATCTTGTAGATCTTCGTGGTTACATCGTCCACCATCGTCTAACGCGCATGCCATGGACGTCACATCTACTCGTAGGTAACCAGGATATATGCCTCACGAGGGGTGGCGTTCTCCCCCCGTGCGGTGTCGACTGGAGACATGCGAGCTTCAGTGGGAGATCGGCTTCATGTCCACGCCGCCCATGTCGGCGAGGCGGACCGCACCGGTGAGATCATCGAGGTCAAGGGGGACTCCGGCACCCCTCCCTACCTGGTCCGGTTCGACGACGGGCACCAGGGACTGGTGTTCCCGGGGCCCGACGCGGTGGTCGAGTGCGCCGCCGGCGGCGACACCGCGCCGGACTCGCCGTCCGACGGGTAGTTGCGTCTTGGGCTTCCGGCGTATGGACTAGGGGAATGCAGAACGACATGAAGGAGGACAGTTCCGTGGGCGCGGTCGCGGACACAGTTCAGGCCGCCGCCAACCCGCTGGCTGTGCGCCTGGGCTTCCAGGCGGGCGATGTGGTGCAGGAACTCGGCTGGGACGAGGACTGCGACGAGGAACTGCGTCAGGCCATCATGGACACGATCGGCGCGGACCTGGTCGACGTGGACTTCGAAGACGTGGTCGACGCGGTGGTGCTGTGGCACCGCACGGACGACGGCGACCTGGTGGACAACCTGGTCGACGCCCTGACCTCGCTGGCTGACGGCGGCCCGATCTGGCTGCTCACGCCCAAGACGGGGGACGGCCACGTGGAACCCAGCGAGATCGGCGAGGCGGCGCCGACCGCCGGGCTGTCGGCGACGTCCAGCATCAGCGCCGGTCCCGACTGGTCGGGAACCCGGCTGGTGAGCCCGAAGGCCGGCGCGAAGGTGGCGAAGTCCGCGGTTCGAGCCAAGGCCGACGACAGCGCGGGGAACTAGCGGCGATATGTCCTCCCCGAACGGACCGCCTGACGGCGGTCCTTCCATCCATCCCCCCAGCAGCCCGGTGCCCTCCGACCCGGTCGGAAGCAGCGGGTCGGGCACCGGCGGGCCCGGTACCGGCGGATTCGGAACCGGCGGGCCCGAACCCGCTTCGGAACCGGGCTCGCAGGACCGGGCCGAGCAGCCGCCGCCTCCCCGGGCCGGCGATCGGGCGCCGGTCTTCACCCTGACCGACCAGCACGGGCAGAGCGTCTCCCTGACGGATTTCCGGGGGAAGCAGGCCGTGCTGCTGGTCTTCTACCCCTTCGCCTTCTCCCGGGTCTGCGGCTCGGAACTGCAGGCGATCCACGAGAGCGTCGAGGACTTCCAGAACGAGCGCGTCCAGGTGCTCGCCGCGTCGTGCGACGCGCTCTACTCGCTGCGCGCGTACGCCGACGAGGCCGGCTTCGGCTTCCCGCTGCTGGCCGACCACTGGCCGCACGGCGGGGCGGCGCGCGCGTACGGGGTCTTCGACGCCGAGCGCGGTTGCGCCGTCCGAGGGACCTTCCTGATCGACCATGAGGGCGTCGTCCGCTGGACCGTGGTGAACGGCCTGGCGGACGCCCGCTCACTGGACGACTACCGGGCGGCGCTCGCCGCGGCCGGCGTATAAGACACCCATCCGGCTCGCCGGCGCACCGCCGCCGGCGAGCCCACCCCGACACTCACCGCATAGGAAACCCCGAGCCATGCCCTGCCACCGCTGCGGCGCCCGCCAGACCGACCCGGTCCGAGGCGCGTCACCGTGGCGGCGGGGCGTGCGCGCGGGCGAGCAGGTCCTCATCTGCCCGGCCTGCCAGCGCGACCGCGACTGGACCTCCGACCTGGCCCACTGCGCCGCCTGCGGCTCGCCCCGCCTGACCCGCGCCCTCGGCAGCACGCACTGCAAGGACTGCGGAGCCGAAGACCACGTCACCCCCGAGAACTCCGAGAACTCCCAGAACTCCGCGAATCCCGCGAACCCCGAGACGGCACCCGCCGCCGAGGCCGCCCCCGAGTCCCGCACCGGCGTCACCACCCTGTCCGAAGACGTCCACGCGGCCCTGGAACGCCATTTCGGCCAGAGGACCGACTGAGCGTTCCGCCTAGCCCCCACGGGGTAGCAAACTGTAGTCGGATAGGGATGTCAGACAACTTCATCAGAGCAGGGGGAAACCGCGATGCGCCTGAACCGGATGATCATCAGGGCGTCCGACGACGGCGAGGCGGGCAACCGCGTCGAGAAGATGACGGCGGCCCGGCCGGTCCAGTCGCTCACCAGCAGAGGAGCCGCCGCCGGCACCCTGCGCGTCAACCTCATCTGGGACCAGCTCCCGATGATCCCCACCCCCCGCCCCACCGGCGGCCTCAAACTCTCCTCCCGCCGCCTGGAACCCCCGCCGATCAGCCACGGACGCCTCGTGGACCTCGACCTCGGCTGCCTGTATGAGTTCACCGCCGGCCAACGCGGCGTGGTCCAAGCCCTCGGCCACCGCCGAGGCGACTTCGAACGCCCGCCCTACATCCGCCTGGACCAGGACGACCGCAGCGGCAGCGCCATAGGCGAGAACCTCTTCGTCAACCTCGACCACTCCGACGAGATGAGCCGCGTCCTGATCTTCGTCTTCGCCTACCAAGGCGCCTTCGACGGAGCCAACGCCAAGGTGACCCTCCACCCCGCCATCGGCAACCCCCTAGAGATCAAGCTCGAAAACCCCATCCCCCAAGCCAAATCCTGCGCCGTAGCCCTCCTCCTCCGCCACGGCCCCGACCTGGTCGTCCAACGCGAAGTCCAATTCACCACCGGCTTCCAATCCGAACTGGACCGCATGTACGGCTGGGGCATGCGCTGGCAAGACGGCCAACCCAAGGGCCTGGGCTGACACCCCCACCAGCTCCCGCAACCACCCACCGCCCCGAACCAAGCCCCCACACAGAAATCTCCGGCCGCGAGACCCCCTCTGGTCGGGTACTCTTTCCCTCTTGAGGGTCGCCCCGGCGACCCCCAAAGGGCGCATAGCTCAGCGGAAGAGCACTCGGTTTACACCCGAGCGGTCGGCAGTTCGAACCTGTCTGTGCCCACACCATGGAAGTCGGCTACACCTGTCAGGCGGCGTCGTCGCTGCGGGCCAATGATGATTTCGTGCTCGCGACTGAGCGGTTCGTGATCGTGTTGGACGGGGCGACGGCGGCGGTGGGTGTCGAGTCGGGGTGCGTGCATGGTGTGCCGTGGTTGGTTGCGCGGCTTGGGGTGAATCTCGCGGGGCTGCTTGTGCGGGATTTTGGTGCGGGGTTGGTGGATGTGCTTCGCGGGGGGATCGTTGCGACGATGCGGGATCACGGTGATGGCTGCGATCTTCGGAATCCCGATAGTCCTTCGACGACGGTCGCGATCTTGCGCTGTGGTGCGGAGTTCGTGGACTACATCGTTCTGGGGGATTCGGCTGTTGTGGTCGAGCGTGGCGATGGCGAGTTGGTGGTGGCGCATGATGATCGCACGGCTTACCTCACCGACCGTTCCGTCGAGGGCGTCAGCCGTTTGCGTAACACGGACGAGGGTTTTTGGGTCGCGTCCAATCGGCCTGAGGCGGCGGACAAAGCTATTGCCGGCAGCGTGCCGTTGGCCGACGTCACTCGTGCCGCGTTGATGACCGACGGCGTCACGCGCTTGGTCGAGCGGTACGGGCGTTCGTGGCTTGACCTGCTGGAGCGCATGGACGAGCACGGTCCGCGCGCCGTGGTCGCCGATGTTCGTGCCGAGGAGCTCGCCTCGCCGCCGGGTGCCTATCGCGGCAAGCTCCATGACGATGCCACCGCGGTCTTCTGCCGCTTCTGACGCTGCTTCCGACCCTGGCCGCGCCGAGCCTGCCGGGCTTCCGGATCTTCGCTGGGCTAGCGTGGGGCACATGCTGGTGACCAATCACGTCCTGTCCGGAGCGGTCGTCGGTGCGGCCGTGCGGCGGCCGGTGCCCGCGTTCGCGATCGGGGTCGCGTCGCATTTCGTGCTGGATTCGCTGCCGCATTGGGGTGACTGGGAGAGCGAGCGGCACTTCTTGCGGGTCGCGGTCGCCGACGGGCTGACCGGGCTGGCGGTGATGGGTGTGATCACGCGCGCGGTGTGGCGTGCTCCGGCGGCGGATCGCAACAAGCTCGCCGCATCCGTCGTGCTCGGGATGGTCGGCGCCGCGTTGCCCGACATGGACAAGCCCGCGCACATCATCTTCAAGCGCAAGCTGTGGCCGGACGTGGTGAACCGCTTTCACGGCCGCATCCAGGACGAGGCGCCGAACCGCTTCGTCTCGCACGAGCTGGTCGCCGCCACCGGGTTCGCGCTGTCGGCGGCGGCGTTGATCAAGCGGCGCGGGGCGCGGCGCTAGCTCTAGCTCGTGCTTGGATCGTCGCTCGCGGCTGGCTTGTAGAGCTAGCTCGCGGCTGAGGCCGGATACACGAACCGTCCGCGACCCACCGGTAGCTCTTCCACGGCTGCTGAGGAAGCGATGCGGACCACCTCGTCGCTGACATCGGGTTCCGGCAGGGCTGCTGCCGCCGCGGCCGGTGCCGGCTTCGGCTTGCGCGGTACGC
This window harbors:
- a CDS encoding DUF3052 domain-containing protein, yielding MQNDMKEDSSVGAVADTVQAAANPLAVRLGFQAGDVVQELGWDEDCDEELRQAIMDTIGADLVDVDFEDVVDAVVLWHRTDDGDLVDNLVDALTSLADGGPIWLLTPKTGDGHVEPSEIGEAAPTAGLSATSSISAGPDWSGTRLVSPKAGAKVAKSAVRAKADDSAGN
- a CDS encoding protein phosphatase 2C domain-containing protein; the protein is MEVGYTCQAASSLRANDDFVLATERFVIVLDGATAAVGVESGCVHGVPWLVARLGVNLAGLLVRDFGAGLVDVLRGGIVATMRDHGDGCDLRNPDSPSTTVAILRCGAEFVDYIVLGDSAVVVERGDGELVVAHDDRTAYLTDRSVEGVSRLRNTDEGFWVASNRPEAADKAIAGSVPLADVTRAALMTDGVTRLVERYGRSWLDLLERMDEHGPRAVVADVRAEELASPPGAYRGKLHDDATAVFCRF
- the aceE gene encoding pyruvate dehydrogenase (acetyl-transferring), homodimeric type; this translates as MAPGQERFPIISDGLPTQLPDVDPNETAEWIESLDSVVNEQGRQRARYLMLRLLQEARAKQVGVPGLRSTDYINTIPPEAEPWFPGDEDIERRIRAFIRWNAAIMVSRANRPGLGVGGHIATYASAASLYEVGFNHFFRGKDHGESGDQVYFQGHASPGIYARAFLEGRLTEQHLDGFRQETSQAPFGLSSYPHPRLMPDFWEFPTVSMGLGPLGAIYQARFNKYMYSRGIADTSRSHVWAFLGDGETDEPESLGAIGLAAREELDNLTFVINCNLQRLDGPVRGNGKIIQELESTFRGAGWNVIKVIWGRDWDPLLAQDTDGALVNKMNTTPDGQFQTYTVETGGYIRENFFGEDARLRKMVADMSDDQLRTLSRGGHDYRKVYAAFKAAREHTGQPTVILAHTIKGWTLGEHFEARNATHQMKKLTKAELKSFRDRLHLPITDAQLEADLPPYFHPGEDSPEIQYMKERRAALGGYLPRRQVRNKPLILPGDDVYGQLKKGSGKQAMATTMAFVRLLKDLMRDKNIGARFVPIIPDEARTFGMDSLFPTAKIYSPHGQTYDAVDRELLLSYKESTQGQILHEGISEAGSTASLVAAGSSYATHGEATIPVYIFYSMFGFQRTGDQFWQLADQLGRGFVLGATAGRTTLTGEGLQHADGHSHLLASTNPAAVAYDPAFAFEISHIVQDGLRRMYGSSEEHPHGEDVFYYVTVYNEPYQQPAEPAGVDTEGILKGLYRYAAAPDGAADRPKAQILASGVGVTWALKAQQMLAEEWGVAADVWSATSWTELRRDALAADERALLYPEEEARVPYVTQILGATEGPVVAVSDWMRAVPDQIAQWVPGDATAPQRYTSLGADGFGFADTRGAARRFFHIDAESVVTAVLAQLAKRGEVKREAPAEAIRKYQLHDVRAAGAGPTGGES
- a CDS encoding ATP-binding protein gives rise to the protein MTDPAISAAPDPAGAVDLADFIERLRMLRAHAGSPSFRLLAKRVGPLLKPPQEVTHSTVSDVFDPARRRLNQELVAAIVQALGVTEAQAARWRAACVAAHATRRPAGTVGVFRQLPAELATFTGRREELAALMALVGETGAGLGSGSGSGISTGTNTSAPQTVVVSAIEGMAGIGKTQLVIRAAHELVRAGRFADVQLYVNLRGFDAEAAPADPSDVLDSFLRQLEVPARRIPEDRDERAAMFRDRIAGRDALLVLDNAADEAQVADLIPADPRCLVLLTSRRNLAGLDGARLFRLDVFPPRDALELLARVVGQERVAAEPEAAAEVVRLCGLLPLAVSLAAARLRSRPAWSLERLAAHLRDSGLDAVRAGSRELRPVFDLSYRDLPAATARAFRLLSLHPGRGFTSGAVAALSGTSEGAARAALEALVDENLIEQRTADRYELHDLLHAYAVERAQIDESAAEREESLGRLLSWYLHTTENVARAVENRRLLETLPTLPSEPAAPRFASAQEAMAWYDAERENLSAVLMCAADTGRHDLALRLPVTLLGCYQRRKDWARWRSAYETGLDSAREAGDRTAQGRLYNGLGLVLFDLRAYPQAIEVYGEALALAEEIGSTRQVASILGNIGDCHCRLGDFGTAETVIRRSLALFREIGDPQNLASSLCNYGVLLHEAKRLEESHATYSEALAASRKAGNRRFEAIIAFNRAEVCMDQDRPAEAEEDYRLALTAAQDADDRPTEAEARRSLARPLRALSRPAEAREALRAALALFEALGSPEAAVTRERLAELGD
- a CDS encoding DHA2 family efflux MFS transporter permease subunit, with the translated sequence MSPVASAEAGSVRLGTPIGRGVLATTILGSAMAFLDGTVVNIALPRIGSQFGATLAGLQWTVTGYTLTLAAFVLVGGSLGDRFGRRRVFLIGVVWFALASLACGLAPSLGFLIAFRAIQGIGSALLTPGALALIQSVFHPDDRAKAVGAWSGLASIAGAAGPLVGGYLIEYASWRWIFLVNLPLAAAVVAIALRYVPESKELVAGHFDLPGAVLGAVGLAGVTYALVEAGSKGLGSASVIVTAVLGVAALVAFVLVERRSPAPMMPLSLFSSREFSAANALTLTAYGALGALFFFFATYLQVVGGYSPLEAGLASLPTTVVLMTLSSRVGGLTTKVGARRLITAGGALTAIGTLILATSGHHPDYLTHILPGLLVFSLGMVMIAVPVTVTVLNSTTTDRAGIASGVNNAVARAAGALAVAAFPLLVGLKGDGYANPAKLEPAFTKAMVLSAALFAVSGAIAWFGIRDAATRTTPEHEAQEPQCATCLPIGSPPLEPAQDRAG
- a CDS encoding DUF1918 domain-containing protein, with the translated sequence MRASVGDRLHVHAAHVGEADRTGEIIEVKGDSGTPPYLVRFDDGHQGLVFPGPDAVVECAAGGDTAPDSPSDG